Proteins encoded together in one Nostoc sp. PCC 7524 window:
- a CDS encoding ankyrin repeat domain-containing protein, translated as MGNFFVNYHLWNAVPSNITQVLPDVIETRAYVSFQKQSWVTVYDESSETQDEQKLHQLACQISTDLATAVFVFLVHDSDVLKYILYSHGQRLDEYNSFPDYFGISDLTRKEQLKGQPEVLLSYCQPGTSIEAIAHILQSRYTFAEDRLADLAQLLGIDEARVCLGFTDFSEQAELRNEFQLVSHQELALPEIQPEQFFWSAKTGDLIQLQTLLGAGCDPNLLDELGLSAITYAAARGHLPIVQALIAAHAQVNPANSTANTPLIAAAAAGHLEIVKVLLEAGADIHLRNQKGQTAIQLAAENGHEEIVQLLTRDTNQDSALVDARLIKAVTQGDLSQVQALITSGANVNTRNQQGHATALSLAASQGNLNVVEALIQAGAVVNSDSGVETNREETSMAALLRSFSQGLGAFIPNTQSTIPPLWCAAEGGHLPVVIRLLQAGARVNAGRYSAIIPAVSGGYVGVVQALLDAGATVDLDMGGGITPLMRAASMGYGEIVEILIARGADVKRRDHQGWDALEFAQQNDHAEVVRILQEARG; from the coding sequence ATGGGTAACTTTTTTGTTAATTATCATTTGTGGAATGCTGTGCCTAGTAATATTACTCAGGTATTGCCAGATGTAATAGAAACTCGTGCTTATGTTTCATTCCAGAAACAAAGTTGGGTGACAGTATATGATGAAAGTTCAGAAACTCAAGATGAGCAAAAGTTACATCAACTTGCTTGTCAAATCTCCACTGATTTAGCTACTGCTGTATTTGTCTTTTTGGTTCATGATAGTGACGTACTGAAATACATACTGTATAGTCACGGTCAGCGTCTAGATGAATATAATTCTTTCCCTGATTATTTTGGAATTAGTGATTTAACCAGGAAAGAACAGCTGAAAGGACAACCTGAAGTATTATTGTCCTACTGTCAACCAGGTACAAGTATAGAGGCGATCGCTCACATTCTGCAAAGTCGATACACTTTTGCAGAAGACAGGCTGGCAGATTTAGCACAACTTCTGGGCATAGATGAAGCCCGTGTTTGTCTAGGTTTTACTGATTTTAGTGAACAAGCAGAACTCAGGAATGAATTTCAATTAGTATCTCACCAAGAATTGGCATTGCCAGAAATTCAACCTGAGCAATTTTTCTGGAGTGCCAAAACTGGGGATTTAATACAGCTACAAACTTTATTAGGTGCAGGATGTGACCCCAATTTGCTAGATGAATTAGGTTTATCAGCCATTACCTATGCTGCCGCTAGAGGTCATCTTCCCATAGTACAAGCTTTAATTGCCGCCCATGCTCAAGTTAATCCAGCAAATTCTACTGCTAATACACCCCTTATCGCCGCCGCCGCCGCAGGACATCTGGAAATTGTCAAAGTATTACTAGAGGCTGGTGCAGATATTCACCTGCGTAACCAAAAAGGACAAACAGCTATACAGTTAGCCGCCGAAAATGGTCATGAAGAAATCGTACAGCTATTAACAAGAGATACAAATCAAGACTCTGCCTTGGTTGATGCTCGTCTAATTAAAGCGGTTACTCAAGGAGACTTGAGTCAAGTGCAGGCTTTGATTACGTCTGGTGCTAATGTCAATACCAGAAATCAACAGGGACACGCCACAGCTTTGTCCTTAGCCGCATCTCAAGGCAATTTAAATGTGGTGGAAGCTTTAATACAAGCTGGTGCTGTGGTTAATTCTGACTCAGGTGTTGAGACTAATCGAGAAGAAACATCTATGGCGGCACTATTACGTTCCTTTTCCCAAGGTTTAGGTGCATTTATTCCCAATACACAAAGTACAATTCCTCCCCTATGGTGTGCGGCTGAAGGTGGACATCTACCAGTTGTGATCCGCTTGTTGCAAGCCGGGGCGAGAGTGAACGCAGGACGTTACAGTGCCATCATTCCCGCCGTTTCTGGTGGATATGTTGGGGTTGTCCAAGCTTTATTAGATGCCGGGGCGACAGTAGATTTAGATATGGGTGGAGGAATTACCCCTCTGATGCGTGCAGCATCAATGGGATATGGGGAAATCGTGGAAATCTTAATTGCTAGAGGTGCAGATGTCAAGCGGCGTGACCATCAGGGATGGGATGCTTTAGAGTTTGCACAGCAAAATGATCACGCTGAAGTAGTGCGTATCTTGCAGGAGGCTAGAGGCTAA
- the ccmS gene encoding beta-carboxysome assembly chaperone CcmS — protein MMFGNNQPESGDNQWRGQLDRFVKENQQELAALAWGLWLANGDSQGTIGIDLQPTPHFVYCPQEAVEKLNSNVENRLQEILGIIKHHQPEVEVLMIGIGKGEIKLIQFAPEPAPPVCFEQVGKDVDSLLDMLEERMGERIFV, from the coding sequence ATGATGTTTGGGAATAATCAACCGGAATCAGGGGACAATCAGTGGCGTGGTCAGTTGGATCGATTTGTTAAGGAAAATCAGCAAGAATTAGCTGCACTTGCTTGGGGTTTGTGGTTAGCAAATGGTGATAGTCAAGGTACTATTGGGATTGATCTACAACCAACACCACATTTTGTTTATTGTCCTCAAGAAGCAGTGGAAAAATTAAACAGTAATGTGGAAAATCGGCTGCAAGAAATTTTGGGTATTATTAAACATCATCAGCCGGAAGTAGAAGTTTTGATGATTGGGATTGGCAAGGGTGAAATTAAGTTAATTCAATTTGCACCAGAACCAGCACCGCCAGTTTGCTTTGAGCAAGTTGGTAAGGATGTGGATAGTTTGTTGGATATGTTGGAGGAGCGTATGGGTGAGAGGATTTTTGTTTAA
- a CDS encoding type II toxin-antitoxin system MqsA family antitoxin, with the protein MTVTLERDDTIVILKGVPAKICQNCGEYYLSAAVTEQVLHRTEEAVNKGAEVEILRYAA; encoded by the coding sequence GTGACAGTCACTTTAGAGCGAGATGATACCATAGTTATTCTCAAAGGTGTGCCAGCAAAAATTTGTCAAAATTGCGGTGAATATTATTTAAGTGCTGCTGTTACAGAACAAGTTTTACACCGCACAGAAGAAGCAGTTAATAAAGGTGCTGAAGTCGAAATTTTACGATATGCAGCATAA
- a CDS encoding prohibitin family protein: protein MKNQQLGNWQTTVLGIIFAVVVIIGLNSFIIINPGQAGVISILGKARDGALIEGIHVKPPLISVIDVYDLTVQKFEVPAESSTKDLQNLTARFAINFRLDPTQVVEVRRKQGTLENIVSKIIAPQTQEAFKIAAAKRTVEEAITKRSELKEDFDNALGDRLDKYGIIVLDTSVIDLTFSPEFARAVEEKQIAEQRAQRAVYVAREAEQEAQAEINRAKGKAEAQRLLAETLKAQGGQLVLQKEAIEAWKTGGAQMPRVLVMGSESQGNVPFIFNLGNTQN from the coding sequence TTGAAAAATCAACAATTAGGAAATTGGCAAACCACTGTTTTGGGAATTATATTCGCCGTAGTTGTGATTATTGGTTTAAATTCATTTATTATTATTAACCCAGGACAAGCAGGAGTCATTAGTATTTTAGGTAAAGCTAGAGATGGTGCGTTAATAGAGGGGATTCACGTGAAACCGCCTTTAATTTCCGTGATAGATGTGTATGATTTAACGGTGCAGAAGTTTGAAGTTCCCGCCGAAAGTTCGACTAAGGATTTGCAAAATTTAACTGCCAGGTTTGCGATTAACTTTCGTCTTGATCCTACCCAGGTAGTTGAAGTGAGAAGAAAACAAGGAACTCTAGAAAATATTGTTTCTAAAATCATTGCTCCCCAAACACAGGAAGCATTCAAAATTGCTGCCGCCAAACGCACAGTAGAAGAAGCAATTACCAAACGTAGTGAACTCAAAGAAGACTTTGATAATGCCCTAGGCGATCGCCTGGATAAATATGGAATAATTGTATTAGATACAAGCGTCATAGATTTAACTTTTTCTCCTGAATTTGCCAGAGCCGTAGAAGAAAAACAAATTGCTGAACAACGCGCCCAAAGAGCCGTCTATGTAGCACGAGAAGCAGAACAAGAAGCCCAAGCAGAAATTAACCGCGCCAAGGGTAAAGCTGAAGCCCAAAGACTTCTAGCCGAAACCCTCAAAGCTCAAGGTGGGCAATTAGTGCTACAAAAAGAAGCAATTGAAGCTTGGAAAACTGGTGGCGCTCAAATGCCGCGAGTTTTAGTTATGGGTAGTGAATCCCAAGGTAATGTTCCCTTCATCTTCAATCTCGGAAATACCCAAAACTGA
- a CDS encoding type II toxin-antitoxin system PemK/MazF family toxin: protein MQNYQSGSVILIKLPFSDAVTFKLRPVLLLLDTGDDDVVVARITSQIAHTAFDVEIIEWQQAGLMRPSVVRLHKINTVEKRLLERQLGNLQPKDWEKVRQQISQIWSSIS from the coding sequence ATGCAAAATTATCAATCTGGCTCAGTCATCTTAATCAAATTGCCATTTTCTGATGCCGTCACATTCAAATTACGTCCGGTATTATTACTATTAGATACAGGTGACGATGATGTTGTTGTGGCAAGGATTACCAGCCAAATCGCTCACACTGCTTTTGATGTTGAAATTATCGAATGGCAGCAAGCAGGTTTAATGCGTCCGTCGGTAGTGAGATTGCATAAGATAAACACAGTAGAGAAGCGGCTATTAGAACGTCAATTAGGAAATTTACAACCAAAGGATTGGGAAAAAGTACGTCAACAAATCTCTCAAATATGGTCTTCTATTTCTTAA
- a CDS encoding pentapeptide repeat-containing protein: protein MINHHTQDLRSNAIHFLEQNPSQRLKILQELGIARYQFLTKIRLNDANINCVMRFLEDPSQMKFPNLSGADLSELVLDDVKLIRGNLSGANLQGSSLLNADLIFVNFTKADLRNADLRGATLNETIWLEALVENCQLGLGNGLTKQQRKDLQLRGARLNYLADDN, encoded by the coding sequence ATGATCAATCATCATACTCAAGACCTCCGCTCTAACGCCATTCATTTTTTAGAACAGAATCCATCACAGCGCCTAAAAATCCTCCAAGAATTAGGTATAGCTCGTTATCAGTTCTTAACCAAAATCCGTCTCAATGACGCTAATATCAACTGCGTGATGCGATTTTTGGAAGATCCCAGCCAGATGAAATTCCCCAATCTATCGGGAGCAGATTTATCGGAATTAGTTTTAGATGATGTCAAATTAATTCGAGGGAATTTATCAGGAGCGAACTTGCAAGGTAGCAGTTTATTAAATGCTGACTTGATTTTTGTTAACTTCACGAAAGCTGACTTGAGAAATGCCGATTTAAGGGGTGCAACTCTCAATGAGACAATTTGGTTAGAAGCCCTAGTAGAAAATTGTCAACTTGGGTTAGGCAATGGCTTAACAAAGCAGCAACGTAAAGATTTACAACTGCGCGGAGCTAGGCTTAACTATTTAGCCGATGATAATTAG
- a CDS encoding DUF1824 family protein: MPMPNHPNITTTEARKILNKFNCLDIAPILKPSEKELVRQSLVLLTKLSDYQILGICADTAEEALLAMKTYSHALGYEVPIDLPVVEGPVYIKLNGKNGLCYLDSYVGHHRGVLVSCQSYDEGGINEMYGHLPLDLFV, encoded by the coding sequence ATGCCAATGCCCAATCACCCCAACATCACAACGACAGAAGCCAGAAAAATTCTCAACAAATTCAACTGCTTAGATATCGCACCCATCCTGAAACCGTCAGAAAAAGAATTAGTCCGTCAATCATTAGTTCTCCTTACCAAACTATCTGACTATCAAATCTTGGGAATTTGTGCGGATACAGCCGAAGAAGCATTACTCGCCATGAAAACCTACTCCCATGCGTTGGGTTATGAAGTACCAATTGATTTACCTGTAGTGGAAGGGCCAGTTTACATCAAATTAAACGGTAAAAATGGCTTATGTTATCTCGATTCTTATGTAGGACATCATCGCGGTGTATTAGTATCTTGTCAGTCTTATGACGAAGGAGGCATCAACGAAATGTATGGACATCTACCCCTCGATTTATTTGTCTAA
- a CDS encoding ABC-F family ATP-binding cassette domain-containing protein — MSIITLQSIKKDFGIKEILKDASFSLDATDKVGLIGTNGSGKSTLLKMIAGLEPVDSGQIISNSGSKIIYLPQQPDLDENRTVLEQIFADSGEQMALVREYEEISDKLAHYPEDNQLMSRLSTVMQRMDATGAWELETNAKIILSKLGIVDFDVTIGTLSGGYRKRIALATALLAEPDVLLMDEPTNHLDALSVEWLQSYLNRYRGALLLITHDRYFLDQVTNRIIEIDRGDIYTYSGNYSYYLEKKALAEESALSTQRKHQGVLRRELEWLKRGPKARSTKQKARIQRIQAMRETEFKQSLGKVDISTVGRRIGKKVIELNNISKSYNGRTLIQNFTYEFSPEDRVGIIGGNGAGKSTLMNMITGRVEPDEGSIEIGSTIHIGYFDQHSEELLTALDENQRVIDYIKEEGEFVKIADGTKITASQMLERFLFPGNQQYAPIHKLSGGEKRRLFLLRILISAPNVLILDEPTNDLDVQTLAVLEEYLEDFSGCVIVVSHDRYFLDRTVDTIFALEADGNLRQYPGNYSVYLDYKKAEETQQSTTNTKEKTKNSEESKVTSQTREVEPKKRRRLSNWEKREFEQLESKIAQLEAEKAETEKALANVSPGSYTQVQKLYEQVETLKQAIDAATERWLELAEIESSGNG, encoded by the coding sequence ATGAGTATAATCACCCTACAATCAATTAAAAAAGACTTTGGTATCAAAGAAATTTTAAAAGATGCTAGCTTTAGTTTAGATGCTACTGACAAAGTGGGTTTAATTGGGACAAACGGTTCTGGTAAATCAACCTTATTAAAAATGATTGCTGGACTCGAACCAGTGGATAGTGGTCAAATCATTAGCAACTCTGGTTCTAAAATAATTTACTTACCCCAACAGCCAGACTTAGATGAAAATCGCACAGTTTTAGAGCAAATTTTTGCTGACAGTGGCGAACAAATGGCCTTGGTACGTGAGTATGAAGAAATATCTGATAAACTAGCTCACTACCCAGAAGATAACCAGTTAATGTCCCGCCTTTCTACGGTGATGCAGCGTATGGACGCAACTGGTGCTTGGGAATTAGAAACCAATGCCAAAATTATCCTCAGCAAATTAGGAATTGTTGATTTTGATGTCACCATAGGGACATTATCTGGCGGTTATCGTAAACGTATTGCCTTAGCAACGGCTTTACTAGCCGAGCCAGATGTATTACTCATGGATGAGCCAACCAACCATCTCGATGCTTTATCTGTAGAATGGTTACAAAGTTATCTCAACCGCTATCGTGGTGCATTATTATTAATAACTCACGATCGCTACTTTTTAGATCAAGTCACCAATCGCATCATTGAAATTGATCGTGGCGATATTTACACCTATTCAGGTAATTATTCATACTATCTAGAAAAGAAAGCCTTAGCTGAAGAATCAGCCCTTAGCACCCAACGCAAACATCAAGGTGTATTGCGAAGAGAATTAGAATGGTTGAAGCGGGGGCCAAAAGCTAGAAGTACAAAGCAAAAAGCCCGGATTCAGCGTATTCAAGCCATGCGGGAGACTGAGTTTAAACAATCTCTGGGTAAAGTCGATATCTCTACAGTCGGTCGTCGCATTGGCAAAAAAGTTATTGAACTCAATAATATTTCTAAATCCTATAATGGACGTACCCTCATTCAGAACTTTACCTATGAATTTAGTCCCGAAGATCGAGTGGGGATCATCGGCGGTAATGGTGCAGGTAAATCCACATTAATGAATATGATTACTGGGCGAGTAGAACCAGATGAGGGGAGTATAGAAATTGGTTCTACCATTCACATCGGTTATTTTGATCAGCATTCTGAAGAATTACTCACAGCTTTAGATGAAAATCAGCGCGTGATTGACTACATTAAAGAAGAGGGGGAATTTGTTAAAATTGCCGATGGTACAAAAATTACCGCTTCCCAAATGTTAGAGCGATTTCTGTTTCCGGGAAATCAACAGTATGCGCCCATTCATAAACTTTCAGGTGGTGAAAAGCGACGGTTATTTCTGTTACGCATCCTCATTAGTGCGCCCAATGTGTTAATTTTAGACGAACCAACCAATGATTTGGATGTGCAAACCTTAGCAGTATTAGAGGAATACCTAGAAGACTTTAGTGGTTGTGTGATCGTAGTTTCCCACGATCGCTACTTCTTAGACCGCACTGTAGATACAATATTTGCCTTAGAAGCAGATGGCAACCTGCGGCAATATCCAGGCAATTATTCAGTGTATCTTGACTACAAAAAAGCTGAAGAAACACAACAATCAACTACCAACACTAAAGAAAAAACAAAAAATTCTGAAGAATCAAAAGTTACATCGCAAACTAGAGAAGTAGAACCTAAAAAGCGTCGGAGGCTATCTAATTGGGAAAAGCGGGAATTCGAGCAACTAGAGAGCAAAATTGCTCAACTAGAAGCAGAAAAAGCTGAAACCGAGAAAGCACTAGCTAACGTCTCTCCTGGTAGTTATACCCAAGTACAAAAACTCTACGAACAAGTAGAGACGCTCAAACAAGCAATTGATGCTGCCACTGAGCGATGGTTAGAATTAGCTGAGATTGAGTCTTCAGGGAATGGGTGA
- the purT gene encoding formate-dependent phosphoribosylglycinamide formyltransferase encodes MNNAIKLPQKLMLLGSGELGKEFVIAAQRLGNFVIAVDRYANAPAMQVADCFEVISMLSAEDLEAVVTKHKPDFIIPEIEAIRTEKLLEFEQRGITVIPTAIATNYTMNRDRIRELAHQELGIRTAKYGYAVTLDELIAVADQIGFPNVVKPVMSSSGKGQSVVSSKEEVAQAWNYAIANSRGDSQKVIIEEFINFEIEITLLTIKQWNAPTIFCSPIGHRQERGDYQESWQPAEISPDQILQAQEIATKVTDALGGAGIFGVEFFITKDEVIFSELSPRPHDTGMVTLISQNLNEFELHLRAILGLPIPQIEQLEASASAVILASEKSDSIAFTGVADALSEKNVDIRLFGKPNAHPYRRMGVALAKADSVQEAREKAVRAANKIQIVSQ; translated from the coding sequence ATGAATAATGCAATTAAATTACCCCAAAAACTAATGTTGCTGGGTTCGGGAGAACTCGGCAAAGAATTTGTGATTGCAGCGCAACGCCTGGGTAATTTTGTCATAGCTGTTGATCGCTACGCTAACGCTCCAGCTATGCAAGTTGCCGATTGTTTTGAAGTGATATCGATGCTGAGTGCTGAAGATTTAGAAGCTGTAGTAACTAAGCATAAACCTGACTTTATCATACCAGAAATTGAGGCAATTAGAACCGAAAAATTGCTGGAATTTGAACAAAGAGGCATAACAGTAATTCCCACAGCCATAGCAACTAACTACACGATGAATCGTGACAGAATTCGGGAATTAGCTCATCAAGAATTAGGGATTAGAACTGCTAAATATGGCTATGCAGTAACGCTGGATGAATTAATTGCAGTTGCTGATCAAATTGGGTTTCCAAATGTTGTCAAACCCGTGATGTCTTCCTCTGGAAAAGGGCAATCTGTAGTCTCATCAAAAGAGGAAGTTGCACAGGCTTGGAATTATGCGATCGCTAATTCTAGAGGAGACAGTCAAAAGGTTATCATTGAAGAGTTTATTAACTTTGAAATTGAAATTACTCTCCTCACAATTAAACAGTGGAATGCTCCCACAATTTTCTGTTCTCCCATTGGACATCGCCAGGAAAGAGGTGATTATCAAGAATCTTGGCAACCCGCAGAAATTTCTCCAGATCAGATATTACAAGCCCAAGAAATAGCCACAAAAGTCACCGATGCGTTAGGGGGAGCAGGTATTTTTGGTGTCGAGTTTTTTATTACCAAAGATGAGGTGATTTTCTCCGAACTTTCCCCCCGTCCCCACGATACAGGTATGGTGACATTAATATCTCAAAACCTAAACGAATTTGAATTACATCTGCGAGCAATTTTAGGCTTACCTATCCCGCAGATAGAACAGTTAGAAGCTTCTGCCAGTGCTGTCATTTTAGCTTCAGAAAAATCAGATTCAATCGCCTTTACGGGTGTAGCTGATGCCTTATCAGAAAAAAATGTAGATATTAGATTATTTGGTAAACCAAATGCTCACCCCTATCGCCGTATGGGGGTGGCTTTAGCTAAAGCTGATAGTGTACAAGAGGCGAGAGAAAAAGCAGTAAGAGCAGCGAACAAAATTCAGATTGTTAGTCAATAG
- a CDS encoding ABC transporter ATP-binding protein gives MAIGSKFHRVLKRRRHSRHPLQRLLDYGYQYRHQIWLATGCSVLNKIFDLAPPALIGIAVDVVVKQQDSIIAQLGVKYIFGQFLIISLLTVITWILESFFEYRYQLFWRNLAQSIQHNLRLDAYKHLQDLELAYFEERSTGGLMSILSDDVNQLERFLDVGANDIIQVITTIVVIGGAFFVLAPSVAWMALLPMPLILLGSVAFQKLLAPRYADVREKVGLLNGRLSNNLSGITTIKSFTAEEYEIKRLEQDSLADRHSNTKAIALSAAFIPLIRMLILAGFTALLLFGGLETVAGRMSVGDLKLQDLRRSIGLVSQDVFLFHGTVAENIAYGSFDATQEEIITAAKIAEAHEFISRLPQGYETIVGERGQKLSGGQRQRIAIARAVLKNPPILILDEATSVVDNETEAAIGRSLERITVDRTTIAIAHRLSTICHADCIYVMEHGQLVESGTHEELLEQAGIYASLWRMQSGMR, from the coding sequence GTGGCTATAGGATCTAAATTTCATCGAGTATTAAAAAGGCGTAGACATTCCAGACATCCTCTCCAGCGCCTGCTTGATTATGGATATCAGTATCGTCACCAAATTTGGTTAGCGACTGGTTGCTCGGTTTTAAATAAAATTTTTGACTTGGCTCCCCCAGCTTTGATTGGCATTGCTGTAGATGTAGTAGTTAAGCAGCAGGATTCTATCATTGCTCAGTTGGGAGTGAAATATATCTTTGGGCAATTTTTAATTATTTCCCTGCTCACAGTTATTACTTGGATACTAGAGTCATTTTTTGAGTATCGCTATCAGTTGTTTTGGCGTAACTTGGCACAGAGTATTCAGCATAACCTACGTTTGGACGCATATAAACACCTACAGGATTTGGAGTTAGCTTATTTTGAAGAACGCAGCACAGGGGGTTTAATGTCTATCCTCAGTGATGATGTTAATCAACTTGAGCGTTTTTTGGATGTGGGAGCCAATGATATTATCCAAGTCATCACAACTATTGTAGTCATTGGCGGTGCATTCTTTGTTTTGGCTCCTAGTGTAGCTTGGATGGCTCTGTTGCCAATGCCATTGATTCTGTTGGGTTCGGTGGCTTTCCAAAAATTGTTAGCACCACGTTACGCCGATGTTCGGGAAAAGGTGGGCTTACTCAATGGACGATTATCTAATAACCTCAGTGGAATTACCACGATTAAAAGTTTTACCGCCGAAGAATATGAAATCAAGCGGTTAGAGCAAGACAGTTTAGCTGATCGCCACAGTAACACTAAAGCGATCGCTCTATCTGCGGCTTTTATTCCCCTGATTCGGATGCTTATTCTAGCAGGATTTACAGCATTACTGCTATTTGGTGGACTGGAAACCGTCGCGGGTAGAATGTCTGTAGGTGATTTAAAGTTACAAGATTTACGCCGCAGTATTGGTTTAGTTAGCCAGGATGTATTTTTATTTCATGGCACAGTAGCAGAGAATATTGCCTATGGTAGTTTCGACGCGACACAGGAAGAAATTATCACCGCCGCTAAGATAGCAGAAGCACACGAGTTTATTAGCCGCTTACCCCAAGGTTATGAAACCATTGTGGGGGAAAGAGGACAAAAATTATCTGGGGGACAAAGACAAAGAATCGCCATTGCGCGGGCTGTGTTGAAAAATCCGCCGATTTTAATCTTAGATGAAGCGACATCGGTAGTGGATAATGAAACTGAGGCAGCAATTGGGCGATCGCTAGAACGGATTACAGTGGATAGAACGACAATTGCAATAGCACATCGTCTTTCCACAATTTGCCATGCTGATTGTATTTATGTCATGGAACATGGACAATTAGTTGAGTCGGGAACTCATGAGGAATTGTTAGAGCAAGCTGGGATTTATGCTAGTCTCTGGCGGATGCAAAGTGGGATGAGATAG